The Euphorbia lathyris chromosome 4, ddEupLath1.1, whole genome shotgun sequence genomic interval AAATGTTGttctttataattttatgtgtTATTTTGTTTTGAGCGTGCTTTTCACAACTATTATGTATGGCGATTACAACTAATTTGCATAGTAACAAAAAAACGGCATTGGGGTTTAGATAATTGCATttgaatttgtggaattaaagtAGAATGTTATGAATTTGTAGAAAAATACAAGGCAAATGGagagaatgagaatgaatggTATTTCTTTACTCCAAGGGATCGAAAATATCCGAATGGGGATAGACCTAATCGAGCTGCTGGAGATGGATTTTGGAAGGCATCAGGAGCTGGTCAAGAAATTATGTTTAATGGAAATACAGTTGGATGGAGGAAAACATTGGTATTTTTTGAAGGCAAACCTTCAGAGGGTGAGAAAACTGATTGGATTATGCATGAATATAAACTCCATGATCCTCCTAAAAGGACAAAAATTAGTCAAAATGACATGAAGGTAGTACATAAATGCAATGCTTataattcttaaattttttgaaaaGTTAGTCCCAATGACATCAAGTTAACATCATGAGCATATATTTATTGGAATTGTATACCATTCCATACTTTCTGTTTTCAAGTTaacaatttttaagtttgttgtGTTAACTTTTGAGAGCGATTCATTTCTGGAATTTGGCTTAAATAAGTATAATATAATTAACTGCATTATTTTGTTTCACTGATTGTTTCAGCTTGATGACTGGATCTTGTGCAAAATACGCAAGAAAGACCAAAAAGACAAAAGTGTCAAAGCTGCATCTGGATCGCAAGGACCCTCGAGTGAACCTTCTTTGCCTTCAGAAAATGTGTCTGCTTCATCGTCTGTCCCTATCAGTACTGGAGCAACCGATGATTCTGATTTGGTTCATTATAATTACAGTGAGATTTCAGAATCTTCACATGTTCCATTTCATCAAGACCAAGCTTCTGCATATGCTCAACAAATTATTAACACTGCTGGCTACAATAATTTTGTACCATTGATCGATAATACTGCCTCGCCAAGCATTCCGTATCAGCATACTACTTGGCAGATACCTTACGACCACTGTTGGATGGAAAGTACTGGTACTGGTTTTATTACTAATGAGTTGGATGAACTCGTTTATAACTTCCCCGACGAACCAGATACTGAGAACAGCTAAGGTCACTTGCAGCGTGCATAACAAAGGCCCATCCGCCATGTGTTTTAATTCCataaattaatgaggttgtcaggacgcgaaccctcgaccgtttagaggctctgataccatgtcatggaaccgattgaactaaaagcttgaactgatagttaaggctcaatcatatatcttatattaatctctgatagtttttaatttcttttgatGAACTTATGATTTTCTCAAGTTTATTGGCTTGATTTTGAATTCCTGAGATGTTTGATTATTGTTATTATGTCTGAAGTTTATTGGCTTGATTATTATAGCAGCTCATAGTTGGATTCTTTTAGGTTTGAGTTGGTTGAAGTCCCTAAATATAGTTGTGTAACTGTAGAATTGGATGCTCTTAAACATAGCTATAATTGTTTGAATTTGATGTTGAAATCTctctatatataataatttatttgagaaaaaaatacaatctaagGACTTACATATTAAATGCTAACACAGATTATGGATAACAAAATGAGTCACTGTCCATTTTCAAGGTAGAAACTCACCGTCATACTAATATTTTTCGGTATGGTTCAGTTCGAGTTTCTTTTTTCAAGATGCTTGTAGGAAGGAACATTGTAGAATGCTTTAATTGGACGTTAGTATACATTTTCTTTTTACTTCAATATATTTTTCGGTTCTTTGGTTTGTTCGAGCTTCTTTTTTGGTGTCATTCTAGTTAAGATTAGAGGATGATTGTGATGGACTTGACAACCATTTTCATTTAAAAGAGAAATACGTGGACcggatattttaatttattattagtcTGTTTGGCTGGCAAAAAGTTTACTTGCTCTTATCATCccaaatttttgaaatatttataAATCACCCAAATCTTATAAAATGTTATgctcataataataataagaacaACAATGCATTCTTGGGCGGCGCTAATTTTTTCAATCTAGCTAATACATAACAAGATTTAGAAATTAAATAAACCAAACAAACAACAAACCAAGAAAAACATAACAAGATTTAGGACACAACAAGTAAACAAATCCAACAAAAAGCATAAATCTGCAGCTTCACCACAAACAGATCACCACGAAGCTACTCAACCCCATATGTACTTCAAAAGATAGGCTTGAGAATAAGAACAACCGAATTGATCACATcattttttggatgaaagatGGAAAGAAGCTGAAATCCAGCTAAGTCATTCTCATCAATAACTGAGTAAAGAAAAGCTCTAGCTCCATCTGCACTTCTCACAAGCAAAACTCCACCCTCTTTCATGTATTTCTTTATATGTTCAATAATCTTCAGTTTCTCTTCTATGCTCATCCCAACCAAGGCTGCCAAGAATATGCAGTCATATTCTCTGAGCTTCTCTTTCACTTCCATTATATCACATGTCACAAACTTCATTCTCTTCTCTAGATCATCATCTGAACTCACAATTTGTCTAGCCACATCATTGGCTACCTCATCAATATCATAGTTATCAAAATGAGATGATTTAAGATGATGTGTAGCCATTACAAAAGAAGTTAAAGGCATTGGACCTGAACCCACAAAGGCTACTTTATTAGGCTTCAAAACCCCATTTTCAGCTAGGATTCTGTATTCCATGTGTGCTAACTTCACGTAGTTCCCATAGTATGGGAACAGATTAAGATTGTTCATGGGTTGAGGCGTCTTGATCAATAAGGATGCAAATTCAAGCTCCAATAGGGCCTCAGCATAGCCAGAGCGATCGATGAGcgtttttctcatttctttttCCTCTGGGGATAAGGAGTTGATGTTTAAGGATGAAGGTAGAATGCATAGTTTTACAAGGTGTGAAAAGAGGCTATTAACCTGCTTTGAAGGCCTTAAAGAATCAAGTTTCGATATGCCATCGTATACTTGCTTGATGTGAGCTATGAGGTGCTCAGCTGGAATTTGGGTTTCAATGTTGGTGTTTTGCAAAGAAGCCATTGATGATTGATGTTGATAAAAAAATACTATGCAATATTGTAATAGGATTAGTATTTGTTGATGCTTGTGTTGGAAATGTTCGGATTGCTATAGACGTATTTATAGCAGCATGCAGCTTCAATTTGCACCAAGTTAACTGTGaggatttagaaaaaaaaagtatataataactaaaattctCTATCAGGCAATAATTAGGTGAACTAGGGTGTTTCATGCCATCGGATCCATTTAAATATGtagaatataaaattattacacGCATGAACAAGCTTAAATTTAACATGTTTAGTTTCAAATGTGTGTTGATtaagattataaaaaaaatgtgttaaTTATAAGGACTGTGGTGGGAACATGACCATTCAAAAAGGATCTTCTTTCGATTGAACAATATAGATATAATAAGAATATTATTTATAGAGTGAAAGGAACCAATTCCTTATCATTGATTCTTTTCATAgttgtaatttatatttatataagaaaGTCAACAAGATAATTCTATAAATTCAGAATTAATTACATTTAagtattaataatattattttaatctaATTCTCCTAGGTGAGGGTACATAGCCGCTGATTAGATACCGAATTTCACAATAATTCTTTCCTTAAATCATCACGAGTGTGGTGAACCATTGCAAGCTTTCAAAAATCTCGTATTTACTAATCAGCTACAGTTTTTTTTTCCTGAAAAATTCCCTCTTagtctctttctttttctttctagtttttttttttttttcttttttctgttcTGAAGCGTACCCTTTCGTTaccaaaaaaaacatattaatttaattattactatCAGATTAGCCCGTTAATCTCCAAAAACAATGACTCTGTTATAGTGCTCAAGGTTATAGTATCACTTTGTCTATTCGAAATGAATTATTGCTGGACCTTCTAATTGCTCTGAGTCTCTGACCATGTTTCTACGAGAATTGATGTATTGTGGCGAACATAATCTATTGTAGAGGAAAAGTGATGTGAGAAAAAATTTATAAGTATTCGGTAAATATACAATAAAAATTGTATAAGTcaagaaatagaaaaaatatatatgtatatatattaagttGTAATGAAAATTATACtgtttttgtataaaaaaattaatatcagTTTTCTTTATAAGTATTGATAGTTACTTTTCTCGAAAGTTACAAAATATACTTTTTCCTCAAAGCAACTTTTCCAGCATTCATAATTTTTAAGGAAgcaattttgcaattaaacATGTTGCAAAAGCtgttttttagggtttaggaAAGCAATGTCAAATGCACCCATAGTTTGAGATAATTGAATTACTATTGATGAGTTGGTTTGGCTGTAATTAGCCTTACAAGGATATGATTACGGTAATTTCAATTCAAACTATAACCACAATAATTCAAAGTAATTAGCCATAgtctttttcttaaaacattatttggccctcgatctatccaaaattttgttatttggtcCATGACCTGTTATTTGGTCCATGACCtgttatttggtcacatttggttTCTGATCTATCCCAATTGGTgcaatttcactcaatttgaATGAAGACTCAACATAATTGTTATTTATTCTATTGACACTAACAATATTGTAATacttaaatttgataaattttagtttagggatttgttttcaatttttaatctaattaattatttatacataatAGAGTTTATGAGTCAAATAAACATTCAAGACATGTGAGGTGTCAAGTTCATATATCAAAAGATCACTGCATACAAAGGGGATAACAGTTTTGTCAAGTACCTATCtaaatttgatgaaatttcatcaattgtaatagttcaggggccaaatatgaccaaataatagatcagagCCAAATGATTTTTTATAATAGATCAAAGACTCAATAACACTTTAAGCCCATAATATATAATACATGTGCAAACATTATATCATTAGTTTATCATCAACTTTGTCCGAAAGAATTGAAAAGGATGTCTTGGACAAAAGTTTAGTAAGAACATCAACACAGTTTGATCATGAGTAGAGAAATAGCAAGCATGAAGCTTGTATTTTGCGAATTTGTCAAAGTTGAAAATGAAAGTCAAGTTCTAAGGATCTgtttggtatgccgtaatgcaatgtaatgtaatcaaacttgtaatgtaatggaatggtgattccattaccatgtttgattgttaaataaaaagaaaatgaagaaatgtaattaccattacaatatttatgtttgcctaaataaatataatcataaaattttatttgcaCAATTAAAATTAACGAAAAACATGATAACGTGAAAAATGAGATGAagcgaaaaacgaaaaacacgaaaaatgcaaaaaatgcaaaaaaaaaaaaagaattaaaatcaaatacaaaattaggttagatgaaatcaatttaattagtgcatatatatataaaaaaaattacttttttctcggttttcaattttcatgtttttctactttttgcgtttttgagAATGATAATTACATTGAGGTGTGAGATTTGATAAATGAGTGGTTAGAGAAGCTTTGAGAGTAACAATTAGGATTACATGCTttggatgtaatgagaattcaactcctttttctatgtaatggggattacaagCTTTATTGAACAAAATGTAACATATGGTTTTCTCATTAcattccaataaaattaaaaattgcatCCAAACATAGTAATGGGCTTTTGATGTAATGGAAATTCCATTACGAAGTCCATTACGTCTTACCAAACGTATCCTAAGTGTTTAGAACATTCGTGGAAGATAGGATTGACAGTGAAATACGTGGCTCCAAGATTATTACACCAAAAGGTAGGAGATTGTCTAGAATGTAGACCGGGTTTCGACATTAGTGGATGACCGAGAAATAGTTAGTTGTTTATGGTAACAACGAGAAATTAGATTCAGGCCCACAAAAATAACATATCTAGATGTTGACTTCTAATAATCAACCCACCCTGCCCGAATCATCATTAACGAGCCTACTATTATCAAAAGTAGAACTCTACATGAAGGAGTCGAGTGGAGATGCCATAGTAAGATTACCATTAGATTCTTGTTACATTCATATAAGATATTCATTTAATATGTGTTATTATAATTActttgctagagtctgtttatGCTTTGTTGATCGAATGATGGATTCAACCCCACTATTAGACCTAAATGAATCTACACAATTGCACATATAGAAACTTTGACCAAGTCAATGTTAAGGCTGGCACAAAATACATtaatgattatatatattttgagtgCTTTTTCAGTGCAGTAACTTTTGAATTATAGTCAGACTGGATGGACAAGCTACTTGGAATTTCAGCAAATATAATCTAACTTACaaaataaatgtaaaatatAATTACTTTTATGAGAAATTCTACTATGGTTCTGGTCCATTGGATCCTGCCAATAGAAACGTAAcaattgtgaatttttttccttATACTAATCATCATAGCatgattttcttttttcattagTTGGGTCCATTGCACTTGATCCACCGTAGAAGTtctcttacttttatatatatatatatactttcgAATCCATTTACATTAATAAACATTTATTGTTGGCCCAATTTAGGATCAAAAAAGGTATTCCACTTTACAACATGTTTTTTACttgtatattttaattaattttattattattattacatgaagattaatagtaaaaacttgataGGTGAATGTATAAAAGGACCacaaaaagttggttaataaaaaaatagataaaaatgttAAGGGAGCTGTCAAGCCTCTGTATATGTTATATACAATGAAACAGTTTGAGTTTTAGTAGAATTACTATTACTATAAATGAACTGGCTGTAACGTGTAGTTTTGGCGAGGATAAAAGATTATAAAAATTtgaattcaaattataacaagaATAAATCAAAAGATAACAAATTCTAACAacatattatatacatatattatatccTCGTCACCTGTTATAGAATGTACATCTACAATTTATTTCTTGCTAGATAAGTTTTTCTTAAAGTAACACTtatctcctttttctttttctttttcttttttttcctaacAGCTGTctatcattaattaattaatagataCTCCCTCCATCCTattttaataggcaatatttcGGTTGCACggtaattaataaatttagttAAAATACCCTCTATAAAGAATGTAATTAAcgatataaaaaataaagtttaaataTCTTGGTATTTGAGACTCATTAAATACATCCAACCTAAATTACACATTCACAAACTCAAATTAAATGTTTGCTGCTATATGGAAAATTCTTTCAAATTCCAAATTAAGCCTTACCGTCAATtaaggaaattaaataaaaaaaatggagccAATTAAAGTGATAGACTTGATAATTAATAAgggcattttaaactatttaaCATTTAACTACcacttaaaaatagaaaaatgccTATATTTTGGGACGACTAAAATAGAAATATTGCCTATCAAAATGGAACGGAGGgagtaatatttttttaacagTTGGTTTATTTATCTCAGATTGTAACTGAATTTCTTGTTAAACTCAAACCACCTAGTGAGTTGGATTTCCTTACTtaaataacaattttttttaaatgggcTCGTTCAAACTATGATTCAAATTCATTAACAAGTGCTTTAGCTTTTTAACcaatcaaattaattttaattggtaaaatttatgtaaataaaaaagaTTAAAGTTCTATTTAGTTCACTTGATatctaaaattttgttatttgtccCTAGGGTATTATATAGTAATATTTGCCTTCTAATAGGTGAAATTTGATCAAATTTCAATGAAAACTTATccgatttgttaaatttttcataaCGATACAATTTTTTAACAAATGATTTGTACATGTaccaattattttaaaaaaaatacatataaacttaatatattgataaaataaggattttttttctttttttatccacatatgaagtttatatgaaaaataataattaaaaaaatgaactcgtatatatatatatatatatatatgagaataTCAAAGGGACTATACCATATGGCCAGATAAGTTTTTGTgcctataaaaaaattaaacgttTCTTTATATTTACTTTCCActtttatatatgttttatataaaaaaatcgtactactaattGGATCCCATGGCATGAAACACCCCCCTTCTAGTAGGATTTGATACGTAAAGCATGTTGCTTGATTCTTTATTTGTTGATCATGCATGCAATCTTcatatttctttttaaaaagGGAAGCTGCATGTTGCTATAAATACATCTAGAGGAATCCAAACATGGTCAACTCATGCATCAACATATATTAATCTCATTACTACATTACACTTCATTCATAGCATTATCATCATCAATGGCTTCTTCCCAAAACTCCAACATTGGAACCCAAACATCAGCTGATCAGCTTCTCGTAGCTCACATAAAGCAAGACTATGTTAACATTTTGAAGCTTGATTCTTTAAGGCCTTCAAAACAGGTTAATAGTCTCTTTTCACACCTTGTATCCCTATGTATTCCACCTTCATCCATAAACATCAACTCCTTATCCCCAGAAGAGCAAGGAATGCGAAAACACCTCATCGATCTCTCCGACCTCACTGAAGCTCTGTTAGAGCTTGAATTTGCATCTTTGTTGATCAAAATGCATCAACCCTTGAACAACCTTAATCTCTTCCCATACTATGGGAACTACGTGAAGTTAGCTAACATGGAGAACACAATCCTAGCTGAAAATGGGGTTTTGAAGCCTAAGAAGGTAGCTTTTGTGGGTTCAGGTCCAATGCCTTTAACTTCTCTTGTAATGGCTACACATTATCTTAAATCATCTCATTTTGATAATTATGACATTGATGAGGTAGCCAATGATGTTGCAAGGAAAATTGTGAGGTCAGATGATGATCTAGAGAAGAGAATGAAGTTTGTGACATGTGATGTAATGGAAGTGaaagagaagctgagtgaaTATGATTGTATATTCTTGGCAGCTTTGGTTAAAGTCTTGTATGTATATTCTTGGCAGCTTTGGTTAAAGTCttgtaagaaaagaagtcagccttaacggataaaaattttaaatagttcctaaccccccccttggaactaatcttgtcacgttacacgggaccaacaacctTTTATGATTTTTTCCTCTAAACATTGTTTTCTTTTCATTCAATAATAAGTTTTAGTATTCGGTATATATGCAAGGATCAAAGAAAAATTGTCATTGGGAGGGGGAACATGGAGATAATTGAGGAAATACTTAGAGAACTACCATTTTATGGTCATTCATGGCTTGTTGGTAAAATAGGCCACAATAAGGAAAAGAAATAGACCGACAAATCTTCAGTTGCtacaaataagaaaaacaaataaaagtggTAGTCAGAGAGGAAATGAGAAATTAAGTtagagaagaaatcagaaagaCCATACAAGCTCATTTTGCAACTATTTTACAAAGCTAGGAAAATGAACCCAATACCGAATCTAAATTTGGATAGGGTTGCTTCTCTTGACACCATCGACTCTTTTActtcaaatttatgttgatgaacaaagaattatttatttatgcttGTGATGATTAGATACTTA includes:
- the LOC136227270 gene encoding nicotianamine synthase-like, translated to MHQHILISLLHYTSFIALSSSMASSQNSNIGTQTSADQLLVAHIKQDYVNILKLDSLRPSKQVNSLFSHLVSLCIPPSSININSLSPEEQGMRKHLIDLSDLTEALLELEFASLLIKMHQPLNNLNLFPYYGNYVKLANMENTILAENGVLKPKKVAFVGSGPMPLTSLVMATHYLKSSHFDNYDIDEVANDVARKIVRSDDDLEKRMKFVTCDVMEVKEKLSEYDCIFLAALVKVLYVYSWQLWLKSCKKRSQP
- the LOC136227638 gene encoding nicotianamine synthase-like gives rise to the protein MASLQNTNIETQIPAEHLIAHIKQVYDGISKLDSLRPSKQVNSLFSHLVKLCILPSSLNINSLSPEEKEMRKTLIDRSGYAEALLELEFASLLIKTPQPMNNLNLFPYYGNYVKLAHMEYRILAENGVLKPNKVAFVGSGPMPLTSFVMATHHLKSSHFDNYDIDEVANDVARQIVSSDDDLEKRMKFVTCDIMEVKEKLREYDCIFLAALVGMSIEEKLKIIEHIKKYMKEGGVLLVRSADGARAFLYSVIDENDLAGFQLLSIFHPKNDVINSVVLILKPIF